In one Nocardia tengchongensis genomic region, the following are encoded:
- a CDS encoding nuclear transport factor 2 family protein — MTVEDQVRELCRRWAAAEQLEDVAALNDLTVPDFTLVGPAGFVLDKGAWLDRYRNGALRTTSIVWEDPVTVRDYGAAAIAIGRYVQEAEYQGNKADGRFRSTHVAVERDSRWLLAGLHLSTSVGP, encoded by the coding sequence ATGACCGTCGAAGATCAGGTGCGCGAGTTGTGCCGGCGCTGGGCCGCGGCCGAGCAGCTCGAAGACGTTGCGGCACTGAACGATCTGACTGTTCCGGACTTCACCCTGGTCGGGCCGGCCGGGTTCGTGCTCGACAAGGGCGCGTGGCTGGACCGCTACCGCAACGGGGCGCTGCGGACCACGTCGATCGTGTGGGAGGACCCGGTCACCGTCCGCGATTACGGTGCCGCCGCCATCGCGATCGGCCGCTATGTCCAGGAGGCCGAATACCAGGGCAACAAGGCCGACGGCCGGTTCCGGAGCACGCATGTCGCGGTCGAGCGGGACAGCCGCTGGCTGCTGGCCGGACTGCATCTGAGCACCAGCGTCGGACCGTAG
- a CDS encoding MarR family winged helix-turn-helix transcriptional regulator, whose amino-acid sequence MPRPDRTPVGLVLTRTAKTVSRAFDETLAASGGSLPVWLILLTLKTQQLGNQRELAKAVGIEGATLTHHLTAMENEGLVTRRRDPANRRVQQVELTERGDALFLRLAGAAAAHDQRLRAGFSDDEVAVLSDLLDRLAHNMNKPTVP is encoded by the coding sequence ATGCCGAGACCCGACCGAACCCCCGTAGGCCTGGTTCTGACCCGCACCGCGAAGACGGTCAGCCGTGCCTTCGACGAGACCCTCGCCGCCTCTGGAGGTTCGCTGCCGGTCTGGCTGATTCTGCTGACCTTGAAGACCCAGCAGCTCGGCAACCAGCGAGAGCTGGCGAAGGCGGTGGGTATCGAGGGCGCGACGCTCACCCACCACCTCACCGCGATGGAGAACGAGGGCCTCGTCACCCGCCGCCGGGATCCGGCCAACCGCCGGGTGCAGCAGGTGGAACTCACCGAGCGCGGGGACGCCCTGTTCCTGCGGCTGGCCGGTGCGGCCGCTGCCCACGATCAGCGCCTGCGGGCCGGATTCAGCGATGACGAGGTCGCCGTGCTCAGCGATCTGCTGGACCGGCTGGCGCACAACATGAACAAGCCGACCGTCCCCTGA
- a CDS encoding SGNH/GDSL hydrolase family protein — MNPELLAKLIRFQQPEKALPYLNGLDDARVAGLFDLDPGEYRDLRAGFADQTRRAAEELLEDAELAAQVDRLPFTAGQHVLALGESSTADRLSWFEILRQLLAIRRPGDAIKLTNAAVTGCTTTQALTALPGLGFQRPDWVLCQLGANDAQRLGSTRTRLVSATETARNLLLLRDRGLEITSAQWVWLTPTAVDEGRAATFTHFQRAGITWATADMADTAKVLSVQPEPVVDALSVTEPLPGAELHLDDGVHLTIDGQMAVTVELVASLSRIS; from the coding sequence ATGAACCCCGAACTGCTCGCCAAGCTCATCCGATTCCAGCAGCCCGAGAAGGCGCTGCCCTACCTGAACGGTCTCGACGACGCCCGCGTCGCCGGACTGTTCGACCTCGATCCGGGCGAATACCGGGACCTGCGTGCGGGATTCGCCGATCAGACCCGCCGGGCCGCCGAGGAACTGCTCGAGGATGCCGAATTGGCGGCACAGGTGGACCGGCTGCCGTTCACGGCGGGTCAGCACGTGCTCGCGCTCGGTGAGAGTTCCACGGCGGATCGACTGTCCTGGTTCGAGATTCTGCGTCAACTGCTGGCCATCCGCCGCCCCGGCGACGCGATCAAGTTGACCAATGCGGCCGTAACCGGTTGCACCACAACACAAGCGCTGACCGCACTGCCGGGCCTGGGCTTCCAGCGCCCGGACTGGGTGCTGTGCCAGCTCGGCGCGAACGACGCACAACGGCTGGGCAGCACCCGAACCCGGCTGGTCAGTGCCACCGAGACCGCACGCAATCTGCTGCTGTTGCGCGACCGCGGCCTGGAAATCACGTCCGCACAGTGGGTTTGGCTCACCCCGACCGCGGTCGACGAGGGCCGCGCGGCCACCTTCACCCATTTCCAGAGGGCCGGAATCACCTGGGCCACAGCGGATATGGCGGACACGGCGAAGGTGCTGTCCGTGCAACCGGAACCCGTGGTCGACGCCCTGTCGGTCACCGAACCCCTCCCAGGAGCCGAGCTACATCTCGACGACGGCGTGCATCTGACCATCGACGGCCAGATGGCGGTCACGGTCGAGCTGGTCGCCTCCCTGTCCCGGATTTCCTGA
- a CDS encoding DUF4386 domain-containing protein — MTIIAPRSRLLTLVPVLPFTGLTIAYVATNSATPHPDASGAAVLAYTTAHQDLIHLGAFLLLLSAAPLVLATGLLHRALRAPAIAVMGGALAASGLTLSALFSWTGARLPSSAAPESARAFADLAFLTGGPAYAAGFGLLALGLSIPVLMDTELPRWVGIFGLVIAGAAALSTLALVASGFTYLLPVVRFGGLIWLICTAVVVSRRASFPTESALPAHV; from the coding sequence ATGACGATCATCGCCCCCCGCTCCAGACTCCTGACACTGGTCCCCGTCCTGCCCTTCACCGGGCTCACCATCGCCTATGTCGCCACGAATTCCGCTACGCCGCACCCGGATGCCAGCGGTGCGGCCGTTCTGGCCTACACCACCGCCCATCAGGACCTGATCCATCTCGGCGCGTTTCTGCTGCTGCTGTCGGCCGCTCCGCTCGTCCTCGCGACCGGGCTGTTGCACCGGGCGCTGCGGGCCCCGGCCATCGCGGTCATGGGCGGAGCGCTCGCCGCGTCCGGGCTCACCCTCAGCGCACTGTTCTCCTGGACCGGTGCGCGGCTACCCAGTTCGGCCGCACCGGAATCGGCGCGGGCGTTCGCCGATCTGGCGTTCCTGACCGGCGGGCCCGCCTATGCCGCCGGGTTCGGGCTGCTCGCCCTGGGCCTGTCGATTCCGGTGCTGATGGACACCGAATTGCCCCGCTGGGTCGGCATCTTCGGATTGGTGATCGCCGGCGCGGCGGCGCTCTCGACACTGGCGCTGGTGGCCTCCGGGTTCACCTATCTGCTGCCGGTGGTCCGCTTCGGCGGGCTGATCTGGCTGATCTGCACCGCCGTCGTGGTGTCGCGGCGTGCGTCGTTCCCGACGGAATCCGCGCTCCCCGCGCATGTTTGA
- a CDS encoding SDR family NAD(P)-dependent oxidoreductase, with the protein MISSYSDLSGKTAVVTGGSRGIGARTARALAANGARVCVVGRDEQALGEVVTAITGAGGTAVAAVADVTSDADLTAVRALVENELGPVDILAAFAGGQGYPTPSAELTEQRWHQVLDSDLTSVFLTIRTFLTGMIERAHGSIITMSSAAGRQPSQANLAYGVANAGVVMLTRHLATELGPHGIRVNALAPTAIRTEKVAANMPEAVQQQVAAQHPLRRLGTPDDVAEAALFLASDASAYLTGITIDVAGGRITN; encoded by the coding sequence ATGATCAGCAGCTATTCCGACCTGTCCGGCAAGACCGCCGTCGTCACCGGCGGCTCGCGAGGCATCGGCGCGCGGACCGCGCGCGCCCTGGCCGCCAATGGGGCGCGGGTCTGCGTGGTGGGCCGCGACGAGCAGGCTCTGGGCGAGGTGGTCACCGCGATCACCGGTGCGGGCGGGACCGCGGTCGCCGCCGTCGCCGACGTCACCTCCGACGCCGACCTCACCGCCGTGCGTGCACTGGTCGAGAACGAGCTCGGTCCGGTCGATATCCTCGCCGCGTTCGCCGGCGGTCAGGGCTACCCCACGCCGAGTGCCGAACTCACCGAGCAACGCTGGCATCAGGTCCTCGACTCCGATCTGACCTCGGTCTTCCTGACCATCCGCACCTTTCTGACCGGCATGATCGAGCGGGCGCACGGCAGCATCATCACCATGTCCTCCGCGGCGGGACGGCAACCGTCCCAGGCGAATCTGGCCTACGGCGTCGCCAACGCGGGCGTGGTGATGCTCACCCGTCACCTGGCCACCGAGCTCGGCCCGCACGGCATCCGCGTCAATGCGCTGGCCCCCACCGCCATCCGCACCGAGAAGGTCGCCGCCAATATGCCCGAGGCGGTTCAGCAGCAGGTCGCGGCGCAGCATCCACTGCGCCGCCTGGGCACCCCTGACGATGTCGCGGAGGCCGCACTGTTCCTGGCCTCGGATGCCTCCGCCTATCTGACCGGCATCACCATCGATGTCGCCGGGGGCCGGATCACCAACTGA
- a CDS encoding diacylglycerol kinase family protein: protein MRTIRSIALVTNALSGHGKGALVAVEAANRFVEFGVQVTEIRGESAADSERLVRKALADPDKRPDAVVAAGGDGLVGVVLQALAGTGVPLGLIPGGTGNDLARELGIPDDTAAAVATILDGRTRAIDLGTVETEESGRAVWFATVTGTGLDARVTLRANALRWPNGPMRYTVAALLELVGKLAVPYRIELTGSPDHPDGTVLELDAVMVAVGNTSTYGGGMRITPDAEIDDGLLDLTVVGAMSRLEMLRLLPTLSAGKRIDHPAAVQYRAREIRLTAPGAPATADGDPAGHLPALFRAHPGVLDVLVP, encoded by the coding sequence GTGAGAACCATCCGCTCCATCGCCCTGGTGACCAACGCGCTCTCCGGTCACGGCAAGGGCGCACTGGTCGCCGTCGAGGCGGCCAACCGGTTCGTCGAATTCGGCGTCCAGGTCACCGAGATCCGCGGCGAGTCGGCCGCCGACAGCGAACGACTGGTCCGCAAGGCGCTGGCCGACCCCGACAAGCGTCCCGACGCCGTGGTGGCGGCGGGCGGCGACGGCCTGGTCGGCGTCGTGCTGCAGGCGCTCGCCGGCACCGGCGTACCGCTGGGCCTGATACCCGGCGGCACCGGCAACGACCTGGCCCGCGAACTCGGCATCCCCGACGACACCGCCGCCGCGGTGGCCACCATCCTCGACGGCCGCACCCGTGCCATCGACCTCGGCACCGTCGAGACCGAGGAATCGGGTCGCGCCGTCTGGTTCGCCACCGTCACCGGCACCGGCCTCGACGCCCGGGTCACCCTGCGCGCCAACGCCTTACGCTGGCCCAACGGTCCCATGCGCTACACCGTCGCCGCCCTGCTGGAACTCGTGGGCAAGCTCGCGGTCCCGTATCGCATCGAACTGACCGGTTCCCCGGACCACCCCGACGGCACGGTCCTCGAACTCGACGCGGTCATGGTGGCGGTCGGCAACACCAGCACCTACGGCGGCGGCATGCGCATCACCCCCGACGCCGAGATCGACGACGGCCTGCTCGACCTCACCGTCGTCGGCGCCATGTCCCGCCTGGAAATGCTGCGCCTGCTCCCGACCCTGTCGGCCGGCAAGCGCATCGACCACCCGGCCGCCGTCCAGTACCGGGCCCGCGAGATCCGCCTCACCGCCCCCGGCGCCCCCGCCACCGCGGACGGCGACCCGGCCGGCCACCTCCCGGCCCTGTTCCGCGCCCACCCCGGCGTCCTGGACGTCCTCGTCCCCTGA
- a CDS encoding TetR/AcrR family transcriptional regulator, translating into MSSTEPSSAVDRAILDAARACVAEFGVRRTTLTEVARRAGVSRPTVYRRWPDTGSLVADLLVRELREIIVDTAPSTGTARARLVGAIVGGGSMIRRNPLFAKIFRADADVMQTYVFERLGRNQRALIDLFADGIRQGQADNSIRDGDPQHLAAMLLLISQSAVQSASAFAVVLDSDHLDAELTHALDGYLTPGDPGPR; encoded by the coding sequence ATGAGTTCTACCGAACCATCATCCGCCGTCGACCGGGCCATCCTGGACGCGGCACGCGCCTGCGTGGCCGAATTCGGCGTCCGGCGCACCACCCTGACCGAGGTGGCCCGTCGCGCGGGCGTCAGCCGTCCCACCGTGTATCGCCGCTGGCCCGACACCGGCTCGCTGGTGGCCGACCTGCTGGTGCGTGAACTGCGCGAGATCATCGTCGACACCGCCCCCAGCACCGGCACCGCCCGCGCGCGCCTGGTCGGCGCGATCGTCGGCGGCGGGTCGATGATCCGCCGAAACCCCCTGTTCGCCAAGATCTTCCGCGCCGACGCCGACGTCATGCAGACCTACGTGTTCGAGCGCCTGGGCCGCAACCAGCGCGCCCTCATCGACCTGTTCGCCGACGGCATCCGGCAAGGCCAGGCCGACAACTCCATTCGCGACGGCGACCCCCAGCACCTGGCCGCCATGCTGCTGCTCATCTCCCAATCCGCGGTCCAGTCCGCCTCCGCGTTCGCGGTGGTGCTCGACAGCGACCACCTCGACGCCGAACTGACCCACGCCCTGGACGGCTACCTCACGCCCGGCGACCCCGGCCCGCGATGA
- a CDS encoding glycerol-3-phosphate dehydrogenase/oxidase, whose translation MTSNPDRSNSALNRERRQRELTALGDGATIDVLVIGGGITGVGVALDAAARGLRTVLVEKHDFAFGTSRWSSKLVHGGLRYLASGGVGIAHESAVERDILLTRTAPHLTRALPQVVPLLPNIGAAQKLLVRAGFLAGDVLRRTAGTPASVLPRSRRVAAAEALRFAPTVRRDGLRGGLLAWDGQLVDDARLVVAIARTAAREGATVLTRVEAGNVTGTSATLTDTLTGETLDVTARSVVNATGVWADQVDPSIELRPSRGTHLVFDAAAFGGLTAALTVPIPGSTSRFIFAFPAAHNRVYLGLTDEEAPGPVPDVPHATDGEIDFLLDTVNTVLREPLRRSDIRGSFAGLRPLLRTGDDSTADISREHAVLTSPTGVITVVGGKLTTYRKMAEDATDAAVAHARLSASPCRTRALPLVGAVSGAARDGIQAPPRLVERYGSEAATVLELAQQHPALAAEVAPGMDVTAAEFAFAVSHEGAVDEADLLDRRTRIGLVDTDRKAAEPAALAAFQ comes from the coding sequence ATGACCAGCAATCCGGATCGGTCCAATTCCGCGCTCAATCGGGAGCGACGGCAGCGGGAGCTGACCGCGCTGGGCGACGGGGCCACGATCGACGTGCTGGTGATCGGTGGCGGCATCACCGGCGTCGGGGTGGCGCTGGACGCGGCCGCGCGCGGCTTGCGGACGGTGCTGGTGGAGAAGCACGACTTCGCGTTCGGTACCAGCCGGTGGAGTTCGAAGCTGGTGCACGGCGGGCTGCGGTATCTGGCCAGCGGTGGCGTCGGGATCGCGCATGAGAGTGCGGTCGAGCGCGACATCCTGCTGACCCGCACGGCGCCGCACCTGACCCGGGCGCTGCCGCAGGTGGTGCCGCTGCTGCCGAATATCGGTGCGGCGCAGAAGCTGCTGGTGCGGGCCGGGTTCCTGGCCGGGGACGTGCTGCGCCGGACGGCGGGCACGCCGGCGTCGGTGCTGCCGCGGTCGCGGCGGGTGGCCGCGGCGGAGGCGCTGCGGTTCGCCCCGACCGTGCGACGGGACGGGCTGCGCGGCGGATTGCTGGCCTGGGACGGGCAATTGGTGGATGACGCGCGCCTGGTGGTGGCCATCGCGCGCACCGCCGCGCGGGAGGGCGCCACGGTGCTGACCCGGGTCGAGGCCGGGAACGTGACCGGCACCTCGGCCACCCTGACCGACACCCTCACCGGTGAAACCCTGGACGTGACAGCGCGTTCGGTGGTGAACGCCACCGGCGTTTGGGCCGATCAGGTGGATCCGAGCATCGAGCTGCGCCCGTCGCGCGGCACCCACCTGGTGTTCGACGCGGCCGCGTTCGGCGGTCTCACCGCGGCGCTGACCGTGCCGATCCCGGGCAGCACCAGTCGTTTCATCTTCGCCTTCCCGGCCGCGCACAACCGCGTGTACCTGGGTCTCACCGACGAGGAGGCGCCCGGCCCGGTGCCCGACGTCCCGCACGCCACCGACGGCGAGATCGACTTCCTGCTCGACACCGTCAACACGGTGCTGCGGGAGCCGTTGCGCCGCAGCGATATCCGCGGCTCCTTCGCGGGTCTGCGCCCGCTGCTGCGCACCGGCGACGACAGCACCGCCGACATCTCCCGCGAGCATGCCGTACTGACCTCCCCCACCGGCGTGATCACCGTGGTGGGCGGCAAGCTCACCACCTACCGCAAGATGGCCGAGGACGCCACGGACGCCGCCGTGGCGCACGCGCGGCTGTCCGCCTCCCCGTGCCGCACCCGCGCGCTGCCGCTGGTCGGTGCGGTGTCCGGCGCGGCTCGCGATGGCATTCAGGCCCCGCCCCGTCTGGTCGAGCGCTACGGCAGCGAGGCCGCCACGGTTCTCGAACTGGCACAACAGCATCCGGCCCTGGCGGCGGAGGTCGCGCCCGGGATGGACGTCACCGCGGCCGAATTCGCCTTCGCGGTCTCCCACGAGGGGGCTGTGGACGAAGCCGACCTGCTCGACCGCCGCACCCGCATCGGCCTGGTCGACACCGACCGCAAGGCCGCCGAGCCCGCCGCCCTGGCAGCTTTCCAGTAG
- a CDS encoding FHA domain-containing protein yields the protein MTWADEIVGHPVRRLTLAADGATGEIPHTDLRGGVVPGRGFVLHAPVSGLSAPRTADPAPKAAAAHEPVARERTPDHRQAAGPADRPASGPIPAPAQHESKPASPPPDHGSGPAASPEHGSRPAAAPPEHGSKPAAALPEHGSKPVPAAPEHASKPIPVPTERASGPAAAPPSPVPPPGSGPNLDVTRRVSTPPPSRTRFSTPTPGPGAEPASAQQVSPSGPDSKPGHAYPRNAPTAPAQGQRPGAPRAEHPAQAPRAAGPDLSKRPAAGSKPDSGRENRPDPEQQPPTAAYSPEPEGAETRVPSGPPSTSTLAGPGAALTSTEGETYPLDRPYVIGRDPMIDDAVRRAVASPIVIARDRHVSRVHARVFIEKGQVFVRDAGTPGGTFVAAPGAAEWIRVGQQPTELKAGWSLRIGERILTYRSSHP from the coding sequence ATGACCTGGGCCGACGAGATCGTCGGGCACCCGGTCCGCCGCCTCACCCTGGCCGCCGACGGCGCGACCGGCGAAATCCCCCACACCGATCTGCGCGGGGGCGTCGTCCCGGGCCGCGGCTTCGTCCTGCACGCGCCGGTCTCCGGCCTGTCGGCCCCGCGCACCGCCGACCCCGCCCCGAAAGCGGCTGCGGCCCACGAGCCGGTCGCCCGGGAGCGCACGCCCGACCACAGGCAGGCGGCGGGCCCGGCCGACCGGCCCGCGTCAGGCCCCATTCCCGCCCCGGCCCAGCACGAGTCGAAACCTGCTTCTCCCCCGCCTGACCACGGTTCTGGGCCGGCTGCCTCACCCGAGCACGGTTCGAGGCCGGCTGCCGCCCCACCTGAACACGGGTCGAAACCGGCTGCTGCCCTACCCGAACACGGGTCGAAACCGGTTCCCGCCGCGCCCGAACACGCCTCGAAGCCGATCCCCGTGCCGACCGAGCGTGCGTCCGGGCCCGCGGCTGCCCCGCCCTCGCCGGTGCCGCCGCCTGGTTCCGGGCCGAATCTGGATGTGACCCGGCGCGTTTCGACGCCCCCGCCGTCACGTACCCGGTTCTCGACACCCACGCCCGGACCGGGTGCGGAACCCGCTTCCGCACAACAGGTTTCCCCATCAGGCCCCGATTCCAAGCCCGGGCACGCGTATCCGCGGAACGCGCCCACGGCTCCCGCACAGGGACAACGACCGGGTGCCCCGCGAGCCGAGCACCCCGCGCAAGCTCCCCGGGCCGCCGGGCCGGATTTGTCGAAGCGGCCCGCGGCGGGTTCGAAGCCCGACTCCGGGCGGGAGAATCGCCCCGATCCGGAGCAGCAGCCGCCGACCGCCGCCTACTCCCCCGAGCCGGAGGGAGCCGAGACCCGGGTGCCGTCCGGTCCACCCTCCACGTCCACGCTGGCGGGGCCGGGCGCCGCGCTCACGAGCACGGAGGGCGAGACGTATCCGTTGGATCGCCCGTATGTGATCGGCCGCGATCCGATGATCGACGATGCGGTCCGGCGGGCGGTGGCCTCGCCGATCGTGATCGCGCGCGACCGGCATGTCTCCCGCGTGCACGCGCGGGTGTTCATCGAGAAGGGTCAGGTGTTCGTGCGGGATGCGGGCACCCCGGGCGGCACGTTCGTGGCGGCGCCCGGCGCCGCGGAGTGGATTCGCGTGGGCCAGCAGCCGACGGAGTTGAAGGCGGGCTGGAGTCTGCGCATCGGGGAGCGGATCCTCACCTACCGTTCGAGCCACCCGTAG
- a CDS encoding NAD(P)/FAD-dependent oxidoreductase, whose protein sequence is MRISLTPQPGHGTGDRPAHFDRSLVSLVVIGTGIAGVTAADFLRRGHPDCEIHLVGRESHDFYNRMGISRLIPGRSAMQGLYLQPEQWYEDHRITPWLNTLATQLDPRTQRVHLGTGDVLPYDRLILATGASAALPDIEGLHRPGSFVLREAGDALNIRAYAQQRSCTRAIVAGGGLLGLEAAYALHQLGLRVTVLERGARLLSKQLDARASAIVEDHFARAGIEVRHRAETAALTGDPRAAGPRGGDPVRTVVLKDGNLLPCDVFLTATGIRPNTALAVRAGIPCGKGILVDDRMRTAAPNVYAAGDVAEHRDRVLGLWPIAAEQAQAAAVNALGGEQVLTAETPATILKGVGLELFSIGQVEPEQRDEVIVVDDSPRRSYRRLVLAQGRVAGAIVLGHHPSDVAAAQQAVRARKPIPPAARNALQRGDWSALQ, encoded by the coding sequence GTGCGGATCTCGCTCACCCCGCAACCCGGCCACGGAACCGGTGACCGCCCCGCCCATTTCGATCGATCCCTGGTCAGTCTGGTGGTCATCGGCACCGGTATCGCGGGCGTCACCGCCGCCGACTTCCTGCGCCGCGGCCACCCCGACTGCGAAATCCATCTGGTCGGCCGCGAATCCCACGACTTCTACAACCGCATGGGCATCTCCCGCCTCATCCCCGGCCGCTCCGCCATGCAGGGCCTCTACCTGCAACCCGAACAGTGGTACGAGGACCATCGCATCACGCCGTGGCTCAATACCCTGGCCACGCAGCTGGATCCGCGCACCCAGCGCGTGCACCTCGGCACCGGCGACGTGCTGCCCTACGACCGGCTCATCCTCGCCACCGGCGCTTCCGCCGCCCTGCCCGACATCGAGGGACTGCACCGCCCGGGCAGCTTCGTGCTCCGGGAAGCCGGGGACGCGTTGAACATTCGCGCCTACGCCCAGCAGCGGTCCTGCACCCGGGCGATCGTCGCCGGCGGCGGGCTGCTCGGCCTGGAAGCCGCCTACGCGCTGCACCAGCTCGGCTTGCGGGTCACCGTGCTGGAACGCGGCGCCCGCCTGCTGAGCAAACAACTCGACGCGCGCGCCTCCGCCATCGTCGAGGACCACTTCGCCCGCGCCGGAATCGAAGTCCGCCATCGCGCCGAAACCGCCGCGCTGACCGGGGATCCCCGGGCCGCCGGACCGCGCGGCGGCGACCCGGTCCGCACCGTCGTGCTGAAGGACGGCAACCTGCTGCCGTGCGACGTGTTCCTCACCGCCACCGGCATCCGGCCCAACACCGCCCTGGCCGTACGCGCCGGAATCCCCTGCGGCAAGGGCATTCTCGTCGACGACCGGATGCGCACCGCCGCGCCCAACGTGTACGCCGCCGGTGACGTGGCCGAACACCGCGATCGCGTACTCGGCCTGTGGCCCATCGCGGCCGAACAAGCCCAGGCCGCGGCCGTCAACGCGCTCGGCGGTGAACAGGTCCTCACCGCCGAGACACCCGCCACCATCCTCAAAGGCGTGGGCCTGGAACTGTTCAGCATCGGGCAGGTCGAACCGGAACAGCGCGACGAGGTGATCGTGGTCGACGACTCGCCCCGCCGCTCCTACCGTCGCCTGGTCCTCGCCCAGGGCCGCGTGGCCGGCGCGATCGTGCTCGGACACCATCCCTCGGACGTGGCCGCCGCCCAGCAGGCCGTGCGCGCCCGCAAGCCGATTCCACCGGCCGCCCGCAACGCCCTCCAGCGCGGCGATTGGTCGGCGCTGCAATGA